In Spirochaeta thermophila DSM 6578, the following proteins share a genomic window:
- a CDS encoding glycosyltransferase family 4 protein: protein MSLRIGFISFRISGTDGVSLETKKWADVLTRMGFECFFMAGQLDTPPDRSYEVPEAHFQTSDAKTLYYRCFYQTVRDPETSRMVHERRETLKTHIYEFVRRFSLDLLIPENVLAIPLNIPLALALTEFIAETGFKVIGHHHDFYWERKRFLTNCVWDYINWAYPPHLASVHHVVINSSAQNQLALRTGISSTLIPNVMEFEVPPPPPDEWAQDVREAFGIREDELFILQPTRVVQRKGIEHAIEFTARLGLPAKLVISHASGDEGHEYEQRVREYAQMLGVNAIFVSDIIGETRGYTPDGRKIYSLYDVYPHADLVTYPSIYEGFGNAFLEAIFFKKPLLVNNYSVYSHDIRPKGFKCLEMDEFITTDLIDTARELLKRPDVIQEWVDHNYELARQYYSYSVLKTKLTSILVSHFGYNNISPCPDTV from the coding sequence ATGTCGCTGAGGATCGGATTCATTTCGTTCAGGATCTCGGGGACCGACGGGGTCTCACTCGAGACGAAAAAGTGGGCCGACGTGCTCACCCGCATGGGGTTCGAGTGCTTCTTCATGGCGGGTCAGCTCGACACCCCTCCCGACCGCTCGTACGAGGTCCCTGAGGCACACTTCCAGACCTCCGACGCAAAGACGCTCTACTACCGTTGCTTCTACCAGACGGTGAGAGATCCTGAGACCAGTCGTATGGTCCACGAGAGGAGGGAAACGCTCAAGACACACATCTACGAGTTCGTCCGGCGTTTTTCCCTCGACCTCCTCATCCCCGAGAATGTACTTGCCATTCCCCTCAACATCCCCCTCGCGCTCGCCCTCACGGAGTTCATCGCCGAGACGGGGTTCAAGGTGATAGGGCACCACCACGACTTCTACTGGGAGCGCAAGCGGTTCCTCACCAACTGCGTGTGGGACTACATCAACTGGGCCTATCCCCCCCACCTCGCGAGTGTACACCACGTGGTCATCAACAGCTCGGCGCAGAACCAACTCGCCCTCCGCACCGGCATCTCATCCACCCTCATCCCCAACGTGATGGAGTTCGAAGTGCCTCCCCCACCTCCCGATGAGTGGGCGCAGGACGTGCGGGAGGCCTTTGGCATACGCGAGGACGAACTCTTCATCCTCCAGCCCACGAGGGTGGTCCAGCGCAAGGGAATCGAGCATGCCATAGAGTTCACCGCCCGACTCGGTCTTCCTGCCAAGCTGGTGATCTCCCATGCATCGGGCGATGAAGGCCACGAGTACGAACAAAGGGTGAGAGAGTACGCTCAGATGCTCGGGGTGAATGCGATTTTTGTGAGCGACATCATAGGAGAGACGCGCGGGTACACCCCTGACGGGAGGAAGATCTACTCACTCTACGACGTCTATCCCCACGCGGATCTGGTGACCTATCCTTCCATCTACGAGGGCTTCGGTAACGCCTTTCTCGAGGCCATCTTCTTCAAGAAACCGCTCCTGGTGAACAACTACTCGGTCTACAGCCACGACATACGGCCCAAGGGGTTCAAGTGCCTCGAGATGGACGAGTTCATCACCACCGATCTCATCGATACCGCGCGGGAACTGCTCAAGAGGCCCGACGTGATACAGGAGTGGGTGGACCACAACTACGAGCTCGCGCGTCAGTACTACTCCTACAGCGTGCTCAAGACCAAGCTCACTTCCATCCTGGTGAGCCACTTCGGCTACAACAACATCAGCCCTTGTCCCGATACGGTGTGA
- a CDS encoding CPBP family intramembrane glutamic endopeptidase, giving the protein MNERGASPIPTFERPGQSPVLGAFILVFLTGGLYLAIGGLVGELVGAFLFLVGKGLESPSLLDEDFPSLLREFYRAVKVPSLVLTLVVEWGVFVGLASLLVRRWHTPHVWEYALRGKADLGVTVGAFLWGPILVPLSSFLSSWNILLFPGLEELFEVSRELYRAGSPLEWVLVTVSVGLTPAFCEEFLFRGFFQQTLQRRMPLWAAVLISSGVFSLFHRSFLGVVSLFAVGLALGLVYAATGSILSSGVLHFSYNMTIVLLENGLLPLGGPTSGGNPSFEFPAVFLSGVCSVGMGTWLWRRARRRSATKDPQPPEGGVTIGEGRRSSFDQD; this is encoded by the coding sequence GTGAACGAGAGAGGGGCATCCCCCATCCCTACCTTCGAACGCCCCGGGCAGAGTCCGGTGTTGGGGGCCTTCATCCTCGTCTTCCTCACAGGAGGGCTGTACCTGGCGATAGGCGGGCTCGTGGGCGAACTGGTGGGGGCCTTCCTCTTCCTCGTGGGGAAGGGATTGGAGAGTCCTTCCCTCCTGGACGAGGACTTTCCCTCTCTCCTCAGGGAGTTCTACCGGGCCGTGAAGGTCCCTTCCCTCGTTCTCACCCTTGTAGTGGAGTGGGGAGTCTTCGTTGGGCTCGCCTCCCTCCTCGTGCGTCGCTGGCACACCCCTCATGTGTGGGAGTATGCCCTGAGAGGAAAGGCCGACCTTGGAGTGACCGTGGGCGCCTTTCTCTGGGGGCCCATCTTGGTTCCTCTCTCCTCGTTCCTGAGTTCGTGGAACATCTTGCTCTTTCCCGGGCTCGAGGAATTGTTCGAGGTCTCGAGGGAACTCTACCGGGCTGGGAGTCCCCTCGAATGGGTGCTCGTCACGGTGAGCGTGGGGCTCACCCCCGCCTTTTGCGAGGAGTTCCTCTTCCGAGGATTCTTCCAGCAGACTCTTCAGCGAAGGATGCCTCTGTGGGCAGCGGTGCTCATCTCGTCGGGCGTGTTCTCCCTGTTCCACCGTAGTTTTCTCGGCGTGGTCTCCCTCTTCGCGGTGGGACTTGCCCTCGGGCTCGTCTATGCGGCCACCGGCTCCATCCTCTCCTCGGGGGTGCTCCACTTCTCCTACAACATGACCATCGTGCTCCTTGAAAACGGCCTCCTGCCCTTGGGGGGGCCGACGTCAGGTGGAAATCCGTCGTTCGAGTTCCCGGCGGTGTTCCTCTCGGGGGTGTGTTCGGTAGGGATGGGGACCTGGCTGTGGAGGAGGGCTCGGAGGCGGTCCGCGACGAAGGACCCGCAGCCCCCCGAAGGAGGCGTTACGATAGGTGAAGGGAGACGCTCCTCCTTTGACCAGGACTGA
- a CDS encoding alpha/beta fold hydrolase encodes MSTHPTPVHPDQHFIQVGELTISYFDLNPTARGLPLLFIHGYNGSGYEAIPLAGELREHRIIAPDWPGSGYSSKPTDPSFYRVSSYTPLFIELMERLDIPRYLVIGHSLGGRLASHLAASAPDRIPALVLIGPYGFAVQDDNFLFLLTRLGPLVDLGFSFNNPAIARTSIKQNAFTSPEAVPEDYLEYVLSSLFEQGGNEALKLVTKHLIHDGYLEDVLPKITQPVLLLWGRDDRVMRIHHAPEFTRRLGLCYFYSMAHMGHMPHMEAPHTVARYIEDFLERVVIFSREEVRHGSGNA; translated from the coding sequence GTGTCCACACATCCCACACCGGTACATCCGGATCAACACTTCATTCAGGTGGGGGAGTTGACCATCTCCTACTTCGACCTCAACCCCACAGCGAGAGGACTCCCTCTCCTCTTCATCCACGGATACAACGGCAGCGGTTACGAGGCCATCCCCCTTGCCGGCGAGCTCCGTGAACACCGGATCATCGCCCCCGACTGGCCGGGTTCCGGCTACTCATCCAAACCCACCGACCCCTCGTTCTACCGGGTCTCTTCCTACACCCCGCTCTTCATCGAACTCATGGAACGCCTCGACATTCCCCGGTACCTCGTGATAGGCCACTCCCTGGGGGGGAGGCTCGCCTCACATCTCGCCGCCTCGGCGCCCGATCGCATCCCCGCCCTCGTGCTCATCGGACCCTACGGATTCGCGGTCCAGGACGACAACTTCCTCTTCCTCCTCACGAGACTCGGTCCTCTCGTGGACCTGGGCTTTTCCTTCAACAACCCTGCGATCGCCCGTACGAGCATCAAGCAGAACGCCTTCACCTCTCCCGAGGCAGTCCCCGAGGACTACCTCGAGTACGTTCTCTCCTCACTCTTCGAACAGGGCGGAAACGAAGCCCTCAAGCTGGTCACCAAACACCTCATCCACGACGGATACCTCGAGGACGTCCTCCCCAAGATCACGCAGCCGGTGCTCCTCCTGTGGGGACGGGATGACAGAGTGATGCGGATCCACCATGCCCCGGAGTTTACGAGACGCCTCGGCCTCTGCTATTTTTATTCCATGGCACATATGGGACACATGCCACACATGGAAGCGCCCCATACCGTGGCCCGCTATATCGAGGACTTCCTCGAGCGGGTGGTGATCTTTTCCCGGGAAGAGGTGCGCCATGGATCGGGAAATGCTTGA
- the pyrF gene encoding orotidine-5'-phosphate decarboxylase, protein MGFFEALSDRARQKRSLLCVGLDPRLPEGTQDPYEALMRENLRIVEATAPYAVAYKPNSAFYEAWGTEGMRALKDTVELVHQRTDALVVLDVKRGDIGATAEAYARAAFEWLGVDAVTLSPYMGEDAARPFLAYEGKGVFVLCRTSNPSAGRFQELEVEGEPLFLRVADEAVRWDGEVGLVVAGNTPEALSLLRERFPDVWFLAPGVGAQGGSAGDAVWAGMDAEGLGVLVVVARGIARAEDPGEAAAQVVEEIRDAQAAGRGWTGEGLKERVLKGLVEAGCFKVGDFVLKSGKRSPFYIDLRRVPSFPELFPKVISAYASLARGLGFDRIAGIPTAGLPIAAGLALHLRKPLIYPRLDAKGYGTGNRVEGEWKPGERVLLVDDLITTGGSKIEAATVLRDAGLVVEDLVVLLERGVRGRKEMEEVGIRLHAYAHIREFLPVCRGMGLITEGEEERMRAFVEET, encoded by the coding sequence GTGGGATTTTTCGAGGCACTTTCCGACCGGGCAAGACAAAAACGATCCCTCCTCTGTGTGGGGCTCGATCCTCGTCTTCCGGAGGGAACGCAGGACCCCTACGAGGCCCTCATGAGGGAGAATCTCCGCATCGTGGAGGCGACCGCCCCCTATGCAGTGGCCTACAAGCCGAACAGTGCCTTCTACGAGGCGTGGGGGACTGAGGGGATGCGGGCGCTCAAGGATACGGTGGAACTGGTCCACCAGCGGACCGATGCCCTGGTGGTGTTGGATGTGAAGCGTGGCGACATCGGAGCCACGGCCGAGGCGTACGCGCGTGCGGCCTTCGAGTGGCTGGGGGTGGATGCGGTGACCCTCTCGCCCTACATGGGTGAGGATGCGGCACGTCCGTTCCTCGCCTATGAGGGGAAGGGGGTCTTCGTGCTCTGTCGGACGAGCAACCCTTCCGCCGGGCGGTTCCAGGAGCTGGAGGTGGAAGGAGAGCCGCTCTTCCTCAGGGTGGCCGACGAGGCGGTGCGGTGGGACGGGGAGGTGGGGCTCGTGGTGGCGGGGAACACGCCCGAGGCCCTTTCTCTCCTGCGTGAGCGGTTCCCGGATGTGTGGTTCCTCGCCCCGGGGGTGGGGGCGCAGGGGGGGAGTGCGGGGGATGCGGTGTGGGCGGGGATGGATGCGGAGGGATTGGGGGTGCTGGTGGTGGTGGCGCGGGGGATCGCCCGGGCCGAGGATCCGGGAGAAGCGGCGGCGCAGGTGGTGGAGGAGATACGGGATGCGCAGGCGGCGGGCCGCGGGTGGACGGGTGAGGGGCTGAAGGAGCGTGTACTGAAGGGACTGGTGGAGGCCGGGTGCTTCAAGGTGGGCGACTTCGTCCTCAAGTCGGGGAAGCGGTCTCCGTTCTATATCGACCTACGCCGCGTCCCTTCGTTCCCCGAGCTCTTCCCCAAGGTGATCAGCGCCTACGCCTCGCTCGCACGAGGGCTCGGATTCGATCGTATTGCAGGGATCCCCACGGCCGGGCTTCCCATCGCCGCGGGGCTTGCGCTCCATCTAAGGAAGCCGCTCATCTATCCGAGACTCGACGCCAAAGGCTACGGCACGGGCAACAGGGTGGAAGGGGAGTGGAAGCCCGGGGAACGCGTCCTTCTGGTGGACGATCTCATCACCACAGGAGGCTCGAAGATCGAGGCGGCCACGGTACTCCGGGATGCAGGCCTTGTGGTTGAAGACCTCGTGGTACTTCTGGAGCGCGGGGTGCGGGGACGCAAGGAGATGGAAGAGGTCGGTATCCGTCTCCACGCCTATGCCCACATCCGCGAGTTCCTCCCGGTGTGCAGGGGCATGGGGCTCATCACCGAAGGGGAAGAGGAGAGGATGCGCGCCTTCGTAGAGGAGACCTGA
- a CDS encoding mechanosensitive ion channel family protein produces the protein MDEMWKALITFLSKPLSIGGLDFPFTVGDVILSFLIPLVGAVLLYRVLSFVFARLLQRSSFKEETKRRILRWTRRSLRVVFGLLAFFLIFGLFGTRLGEYLGKIYAVLNEPLYSTGDTRISLITLILLIPVFYAATVSGNLMRRMLEHSILQRVKGMDPSRRFTLVNLARYLTIVFVSLVGLSFIGINLSSLMVLLGVLGLGIGFGLQSVVANFFAGLIIISTRPIKEGDRILFGDIEGTVHEIRMLTTVVNTLFNESIILPNSKIVQEAVYNFSHYDRRVVLRNPVQVSYKSDVRLVEKVLLEVGERCPYRVKNRPPVVYLNSFDDSGITFTLYTWISNVDEKYPARSWINFAIWEAFKANGIEIPYPQRDVYIHKLPGKIEGMEE, from the coding sequence ATGGACGAGATGTGGAAGGCGTTGATCACTTTCCTTTCGAAGCCGCTGAGCATCGGGGGACTCGACTTTCCCTTCACCGTAGGAGACGTGATCCTTTCCTTCCTCATCCCTTTGGTTGGTGCGGTGCTCCTCTACAGGGTACTCAGCTTCGTCTTTGCCAGGCTTCTTCAGAGGAGCAGCTTCAAGGAGGAGACGAAGAGGCGTATCCTCCGCTGGACCCGGCGGTCGCTCCGGGTGGTCTTCGGACTGCTCGCCTTCTTCCTTATCTTCGGCCTCTTCGGTACGAGGCTCGGTGAGTACCTGGGGAAGATCTACGCCGTGCTTAACGAACCCCTCTACAGCACGGGGGATACCCGCATCTCTCTCATCACTCTCATCCTCCTCATCCCCGTGTTCTATGCCGCCACGGTGAGTGGAAACCTGATGCGTCGGATGCTCGAGCACTCCATCCTCCAGCGTGTGAAGGGAATGGATCCGTCGCGTCGGTTCACCCTGGTGAACCTGGCCCGTTACCTCACGATCGTCTTCGTCTCTCTGGTGGGACTCTCGTTCATAGGGATCAACCTCTCCTCGCTGATGGTGCTCCTCGGGGTGCTCGGTCTTGGAATCGGATTCGGGCTCCAGTCGGTGGTGGCTAACTTCTTCGCAGGGCTCATCATCATCTCCACCCGGCCCATCAAGGAGGGAGACCGTATCCTGTTCGGCGACATAGAGGGAACGGTCCATGAGATACGTATGCTCACCACGGTGGTGAACACCCTCTTCAACGAGAGCATCATCCTGCCGAATTCCAAGATCGTCCAGGAGGCGGTCTACAACTTTTCTCACTACGACCGGAGGGTGGTGCTCCGAAATCCGGTGCAGGTCTCGTACAAGAGCGATGTGCGCCTGGTGGAGAAGGTGCTCCTCGAGGTGGGGGAACGCTGTCCCTACAGGGTGAAGAACAGGCCGCCGGTGGTCTACCTCAACTCGTTCGACGATTCGGGCATCACCTTCACCCTCTACACCTGGATCTCGAACGTCGACGAGAAGTACCCCGCCCGAAGCTGGATCAACTTCGCGATATGGGAGGCCTTCAAGGCCAATGGTATTGAGATTCCTTATCCCCAACGGGATGTGTACATCCACAAACTGCCTGGAAAGATCGAAGGCATGGAAGAGTAA